In Methanobrevibacter sp., the following are encoded in one genomic region:
- the cofC gene encoding 2-phospho-L-lactate guanylyltransferase, with protein sequence MDDIYAIIPVSKFKNAKTRLSPFLSEEEREKLLKVMLHDVTDTLKKHVDKIFIISRDEDVLKYAESLNLDTILEDDNSNLNKALKQAMKYCKGKARKVIIVPSDIPLIGKTNVQMLIDASKSLDFIIVPSKGGGTNMIIMKPMAIHTRFEGFSYREHVNAAERKKLNPQVHDSFFMALDVNTAEDLGEIMIHGENTHTRKYLKELKVKFEPFRGSERIKVTRG encoded by the coding sequence ATGGACGACATTTACGCAATAATACCTGTTAGCAAATTCAAAAATGCAAAAACCCGTTTATCACCTTTTTTATCTGAAGAGGAAAGAGAAAAACTCCTAAAGGTTATGCTTCATGATGTGACCGATACCTTAAAAAAACATGTAGACAAAATATTCATAATCAGCCGTGACGAGGATGTTTTAAAATATGCTGAAAGCTTAAATTTGGATACTATTTTGGAGGATGATAATTCAAATTTAAACAAGGCTTTAAAGCAGGCAATGAAATACTGCAAAGGCAAAGCCAGAAAAGTTATTATAGTTCCTTCCGACATTCCGCTGATTGGTAAGACCAATGTTCAAATGCTTATTGATGCATCCAAAAGCCTAGACTTTATCATTGTTCCATCAAAAGGGGGTGGAACAAACATGATTATCATGAAGCCTATGGCAATCCACACACGTTTTGAAGGTTTCAGCTACAGGGAGCATGTCAATGCAGCCGAAAGAAAGAAACTGAATCCTCAAGTCCATGACTCATTCTTTATGGCATTGGATGTGAATACTGCTGAAGATTTAGGCGAAATCATGATACATGGTGAAAATACACACACCAGAAAATACCTAAAAGAACTTAAAGTTAAATTTGAACCTTTCCGTGGAAGCGAAAGGATTAAGGTTACAAGAGGATGA
- the proS gene encoding proline--tRNA ligase, producing the protein MENFDEWFHDILEQADITDSRYPIKGMAVWRPYGFQIRKHSMNIIKKLLDKDHDEVLFPMLVPESELAKEGIHVKGFEDEVYWVTKGGQRELNEQLALRPTSETAIYPMYSLWIRTHIDLPIKMYQIVNTFRYETKHTRPLIRVREITTFKEAHTAHATKEESDEQIQDFIEMYKEFFDDLGIPYLISKRPEWDKFPGSDYTMAFDVIMPNGKTLQIGTIHNLGQTFAKTFDITFEDKDGEHKLVYQTCAGVSDRVIASLIGIHGDDKGLRLPPKVSPNQVTIIPILFKKGKEEVLAKCAEIKETLETNGLRVNIDDRDIRPGKKFNDWELKGTPLKLELGPRDLENNITIAMARDTEEKIEIALDENLADNIIELLDKSAENLSSQAWNFQDEHVKFANTLDEIPEIVESGNVAKFYWCGEEEVGHEIEEKTGYDVLGIQEEVSEGKCIASGKDAKYVALIAKTY; encoded by the coding sequence GTGGAAAATTTTGATGAATGGTTTCATGACATTTTAGAACAAGCAGATATAACTGATTCAAGATATCCTATTAAGGGAATGGCTGTTTGGAGACCATACGGTTTTCAGATAAGAAAACATTCAATGAATATCATTAAAAAGTTATTGGACAAGGATCATGATGAAGTACTTTTCCCAATGCTTGTTCCTGAAAGTGAACTTGCAAAGGAAGGAATACATGTAAAAGGATTTGAAGATGAAGTTTATTGGGTTACAAAAGGCGGTCAAAGAGAACTAAACGAACAGCTTGCTTTAAGACCTACAAGTGAAACAGCAATTTATCCAATGTATTCATTATGGATTAGAACCCACATTGACCTTCCAATCAAAATGTATCAAATCGTTAACACTTTCAGATATGAAACAAAACACACCCGACCATTAATACGTGTAAGAGAAATCACTACATTTAAGGAAGCTCATACAGCCCATGCCACAAAAGAAGAATCCGACGAACAAATTCAGGACTTTATTGAAATGTATAAGGAATTCTTTGACGATTTGGGAATCCCATACTTGATTTCCAAAAGACCTGAATGGGACAAATTCCCTGGTTCTGACTATACAATGGCTTTTGATGTGATAATGCCTAACGGCAAGACCCTCCAGATTGGTACAATCCATAATTTAGGCCAGACTTTTGCAAAAACATTCGACATTACCTTTGAAGATAAGGATGGAGAACATAAACTAGTCTATCAAACCTGTGCAGGAGTATCCGATAGAGTAATTGCTTCTTTAATTGGAATTCATGGAGACGATAAGGGATTACGCTTACCACCGAAAGTATCACCTAATCAAGTTACAATAATTCCGATTTTATTCAAAAAAGGTAAAGAAGAAGTCTTGGCAAAATGCGCTGAAATCAAAGAAACTTTAGAAACTAACGGATTAAGAGTCAACATTGATGACAGAGACATCAGACCAGGTAAGAAATTCAATGACTGGGAGCTGAAAGGAACTCCACTTAAACTTGAACTCGGACCAAGAGATTTGGAAAACAACATTACAATCGCAATGGCTAGAGATACCGAAGAAAAAATTGAAATTGCTCTAGATGAAAATTTGGCTGATAATATTATCGAATTATTAGACAAATCCGCAGAAAACTTATCCTCACAGGCATGGAACTTCCAAGATGAACATGTCAAATTCGCCAATACTCTTGATGAAATTCCTGAAATTGTAGAGTCTGGAAACGTTGCCAAGTTCTACTGGTGCGGTGAAGAGGAAGTTGGCCATGAAATCGAAGAAAAAACAGGTTATGATGTTTTAGGTATTCAGGAAGAAGTGTCTGAAGGCAAATGCATTGCAAGCGGAAAAGACGCTAAATACGTTGCTTTAATAGCTAAAACCTACTAG